In Thiovibrio frasassiensis, one DNA window encodes the following:
- a CDS encoding DUF4198 domain-containing protein, with the protein MHSRTNTPFISRCFLVAFLAMLLLCAGEARAHYPWVEMADSAPGAKNAPRIRFGWGHTFPSENFLGGDDLEESFLLSATGAKIALQPSTATEFVAPGGLAGGTYLVAAQRKASFYTKTVDGGKRQCKNGLDNVVKCSWSTMSMKGVVSLGAGKGAVDQAVGHPLEIIPLANPARLKVGDMLPVRVLFRGKPYSGEIAALYHTLAEKKETPADPFTTDANGWGSLRIASPGVWLLKAQHALPFVRPEECDVESYVATLSFTIR; encoded by the coding sequence ATGCATTCTCGTACCAATACCCCGTTCATCTCCCGTTGTTTCCTTGTTGCTTTCCTGGCCATGCTTCTGCTCTGCGCAGGCGAGGCCCGGGCGCATTATCCGTGGGTCGAAATGGCAGATTCCGCGCCTGGAGCCAAAAACGCACCGCGCATCCGTTTCGGTTGGGGCCATACCTTTCCCTCCGAAAATTTTCTGGGCGGCGATGATCTGGAGGAGTCCTTCCTCCTCTCGGCAACCGGTGCGAAAATCGCCCTGCAGCCGAGCACGGCGACGGAATTTGTCGCCCCAGGGGGGCTTGCGGGCGGCACCTATCTGGTTGCTGCGCAACGGAAGGCGAGTTTCTACACCAAGACCGTGGACGGCGGGAAAAGGCAGTGTAAAAATGGGCTCGACAACGTGGTCAAATGCTCCTGGTCCACCATGTCCATGAAAGGCGTTGTCTCGCTGGGGGCAGGGAAGGGCGCGGTTGACCAGGCGGTCGGCCATCCCCTGGAGATCATCCCCCTGGCCAACCCGGCCCGGCTCAAGGTCGGGGACATGCTTCCCGTTCGGGTCCTGTTCAGGGGCAAACCGTACAGTGGAGAAATAGCTGCGCTCTACCACACCCTTGCCGAGAAAAAGGAAACCCCGGCCGACCCATTTACCACCGATGCAAACGGGTGGGGCAGCCTTAGGATCGCATCGCCCGGGGTTTGGCTCCTTAAGGCCCAGCATGCGCTGCCCTTTGTCCGGCCCGAGGAGTGCGATGTGGAGTCCTACGTGGCAACCCTGAGCTTTACGATCCGATAA
- a CDS encoding TonB-dependent receptor plug domain-containing protein has protein sequence MGKEARGSMRFAVRCGAMLGGVALALPCGQAVAGEEGGDSATHILDQIVVTGTKTPHTLQDTPVETLVLGREEIDRTNAQNIEGILKSIPGVSVSAHDDTFGTYTWNAKMRGLSINDGYALILVDGQRVMGSGQSGGMGEYGIGLNQIPVEMVERIEVVKGPGSALYGSDAMAGVINIITRRTPKEPVVGAGAAYGWYTVRERLKNGVVEEPADKNRHQSQAYAYFGDRPLEKLGYLLQYNRESAQDNGASRIDSERDSVLLKVDVDPTKQLRLFAKGEASDYDKEADRKEQSYRLSAGADWQPGAAHFLSLKGYTYNWDFDHGYLDNTYGHKFGDIAYRQMEGQYTWTANQTHALTSGAEFQRQSIDFRIDNADNSTIRVDREIDIASFYLQDELTLPGGKMTLVPGVRYDDHSVFGEEVNPKLSAMYRFSAATTLRASVGRAFKSPTIRQLYYDAPYGHGSYYVQANPDLKPETALGYSAGIEHWLPEKNAMLSVGYFRNEVKELVTREDTGTLYNGLPLQIYRNVEEATTQGVELMGRIWAMGGGSLAFAYTYTDSENRENGKALPYTPVHQVSLTPAYDLADYGVGMSATISQSSRQYTDTANTAQIDTHTVVDAKIYKQLRKNAKLSLEADNVFDSDKGDEGNFRTGRTLMLKFDLTL, from the coding sequence ATGGGGAAAGAGGCAAGAGGAAGCATGCGCTTTGCCGTCCGCTGCGGGGCGATGCTGGGGGGTGTCGCCCTGGCGCTGCCCTGCGGGCAGGCCGTGGCAGGGGAGGAAGGGGGGGATTCGGCCACGCATATTCTGGATCAGATCGTGGTCACCGGCACCAAGACCCCGCACACCCTGCAGGACACGCCGGTGGAAACCCTGGTGCTCGGCCGGGAGGAGATCGACAGAACCAACGCCCAGAACATCGAGGGGATACTGAAAAGCATCCCAGGGGTCTCCGTCTCCGCCCATGACGATACCTTCGGCACCTATACCTGGAATGCCAAGATGCGGGGGCTCTCCATCAACGACGGCTATGCCCTGATCCTGGTGGACGGCCAGAGGGTGATGGGCTCGGGGCAGAGCGGCGGCATGGGGGAGTACGGCATCGGCCTCAATCAGATCCCGGTGGAAATGGTCGAGCGCATCGAGGTGGTGAAGGGGCCCGGCTCCGCCCTCTACGGCAGCGACGCCATGGCCGGGGTGATCAACATCATCACCCGGCGCACCCCCAAGGAGCCTGTGGTCGGGGCGGGAGCGGCCTATGGCTGGTACACCGTCAGGGAGCGGCTCAAAAACGGGGTGGTGGAGGAGCCGGCGGATAAAAATCGCCATCAGTCCCAGGCCTATGCATATTTCGGGGACCGCCCGCTGGAAAAGCTCGGCTATCTGCTGCAGTACAATCGGGAATCCGCCCAGGACAACGGCGCGTCCCGGATCGATTCGGAGCGCGATTCGGTGCTGCTCAAGGTGGATGTCGATCCCACCAAGCAGCTGCGCCTGTTCGCCAAGGGGGAGGCGAGCGATTATGACAAGGAGGCAGACCGCAAGGAGCAGAGTTACCGGTTGTCGGCCGGGGCGGATTGGCAGCCCGGTGCGGCCCACTTTCTCTCGCTCAAGGGCTACACCTACAACTGGGATTTCGACCACGGCTATCTCGATAACACTTACGGCCATAAATTCGGCGACATAGCCTATCGGCAGATGGAGGGGCAATATACCTGGACCGCCAACCAAACCCATGCCCTCACCTCCGGGGCGGAATTCCAGCGGCAGTCCATCGATTTTAGAATCGACAATGCGGACAACAGCACCATCAGGGTGGATCGGGAGATCGACATCGCCAGCTTTTACCTGCAGGATGAATTGACCTTGCCGGGCGGGAAAATGACCCTGGTGCCGGGAGTGCGCTACGACGACCATTCCGTTTTCGGGGAAGAGGTCAATCCCAAACTCAGCGCCATGTACCGCTTCTCCGCGGCCACCACCCTGCGCGCTTCGGTGGGCAGGGCCTTCAAGTCTCCCACCATCCGCCAGCTTTACTATGACGCCCCGTACGGGCATGGCTCCTATTACGTGCAAGCCAATCCGGATCTCAAGCCGGAAACCGCCCTCGGCTATTCGGCAGGAATCGAGCACTGGCTGCCGGAAAAAAATGCAATGCTCAGCGTCGGCTATTTTCGTAACGAGGTCAAGGAACTGGTGACCCGGGAAGATACCGGTACCCTGTACAACGGTCTGCCCCTCCAGATTTACCGGAACGTCGAGGAGGCCACCACCCAGGGGGTCGAGCTTATGGGCAGGATCTGGGCGATGGGGGGCGGTTCCCTGGCGTTCGCCTATACATACACCGACTCGGAAAACCGGGAAAACGGCAAGGCTCTGCCCTATACCCCGGTGCATCAGGTGAGCCTGACCCCGGCCTACGACTTGGCGGATTACGGGGTGGGAATGAGCGCCACCATCTCCCAGAGCTCGCGCCAGTACACCGACACCGCCAACACCGCGCAGATCGACACCCATACCGTGGTCGATGCCAAGATTTACAAGCAACTCCGTAAAAACGCCAAACTCTCCCTGGAGGCGGACAATGTGTTCGACTCCGACAAGGGGGATGAGGGGAATTTCCGTACCGGCCGAACCCTTATGCTCAAGTTCGATCTCACCCTGTAA
- a CDS encoding energy transducer TonB produces MRFLREIMTSVSVLCPLSRWWSGYFRRPVYLGNETASANRRSTRLLFFSVSSLLHAAAIFSLAATPSPKRASAIEVTLFGPPSSVEYGEVALPGGQEKKPQTSERKASPRARKERGEAKAAEAESAAQSTAHSLAQALSREIPTVAAMEGGGEGQSTEARSNGQVAAGNPPGGGGAAKHGTDDHTLSQYLRLVRERIGRYKKYPFIARKRGLEGKVGVRFLLTGAGEAQLLTISRSSGQEILDRAALKAVEDGAPFPQPPADLLAEPITIELNIVFNLS; encoded by the coding sequence ATGCGGTTTCTGCGCGAGATAATGACATCCGTCTCGGTTCTCTGCCCGCTTTCTCGGTGGTGGTCCGGTTATTTTCGCCGACCGGTTTACTTGGGGAACGAAACGGCATCCGCAAACAGGAGAAGTACCCGGCTGCTCTTCTTTTCTGTCTCCTCGCTGCTGCACGCCGCGGCCATTTTCTCGCTGGCCGCGACCCCCAGCCCGAAAAGGGCGAGCGCCATCGAGGTTACCCTATTCGGCCCGCCGTCTTCCGTCGAGTACGGAGAGGTCGCACTGCCGGGAGGGCAGGAGAAAAAGCCGCAAACTTCGGAACGAAAGGCTTCACCCCGGGCGCGCAAGGAGAGGGGGGAGGCCAAAGCGGCCGAAGCGGAATCGGCGGCACAGAGCACGGCGCACTCCCTTGCGCAAGCCTTGTCCCGGGAAATCCCGACGGTTGCGGCAATGGAGGGAGGCGGCGAGGGGCAATCCACAGAGGCAAGGAGTAACGGGCAGGTGGCTGCAGGAAACCCTCCTGGGGGGGGTGGGGCGGCAAAGCACGGCACTGACGATCATACCCTGTCACAGTATCTACGCCTCGTTCGGGAGAGGATCGGTCGATATAAAAAATACCCCTTCATCGCCAGAAAACGAGGGCTGGAAGGGAAGGTCGGGGTGCGCTTTCTCCTCACCGGTGCGGGAGAAGCGCAGCTCCTTACCATCAGCAGGAGTTCGGGGCAGGAGATCCTCGACCGGGCTGCGCTCAAGGCCGTGGAGGATGGCGCGCCCTTTCCGCAGCCGCCGGCGGATCTGCTTGCCGAGCCGATCACCATCGAACTGAATATTGTCTTTAATTTGTCGTAA